In the Arachis hypogaea cultivar Tifrunner chromosome 20, arahy.Tifrunner.gnm2.J5K5, whole genome shotgun sequence genome, GGCTCACAATTTGAAAATAAAGCAAAGTTGACGATTTCTTCATCAAATAGATCATCATCGTTGCCAACTTTATAATCTGCCAATCTAGCAGGTAGTCTACTTTTTCTTTGAGGTATTCTAGATGATTTTAGTTGTTTAGTTGTGTTAGGTTGTCTTTCTTCTAATTTATCACATGAATTTGAAATTACAATTGGCTGCTTTCTGTTCCAATCCCAAATATCTTTGTCGTCAAGCGTCACATTTTTTGCTAATGATCATCTTCTTTGATTCTGGATTATACAACTTGTATACTTTTGAGTCTGTGCTATAGCCATTAAAAATACACTTTTCGCTTTTGTCATCTAACTTCTTTCTTAATTGATATGGAACATGGGTATAAGCAATACacccaaagattttgaaaatgattAATGGAAGGCTTCTTTCCACTCCAAACTTTCTATGGAGTTTTATTACGGACATTTTTTATTGGATATCTGCTATATACTAAAATATGAACTGTTGTTGCGACATACATGAATATACTTTCTATATACTAAAATATGAGAATGCTTTATAACAATAGAAAGTATATCCatgtatatctactaaaatcattaataaaagtgataaagtacTTGCTACTACCATTGCTTGGAATGTCAACAAAACAAAGATCTGAATGCACCATTTCAAGCAATCTTCAAGCTCTCCATGACTTTTCTGTAGAGAATGGATCTCCGTGCGTCTTTTTCAGTTGACAAATCTCACAAACACAATTAGGAATATGAATCTATGGAAACAAGTCTTTTTTTTTACAGGTAATTTAGGCCAGAAAAATGAAAATGCACACCGCATATGCCACAGTCAGCTATCATCAAGTATTACAGAACTCATGCAAGAAGGATTAACATGTTAAATTTTCAATGAAAACATTATGTTTGAAGTCATCTTTACTTTATCTATGAACTTTTTGTTGTTGTCAAATATTATGCAAATATCCACtatatattattatcttttatCCGTTCTCAAATAACTGTCCCATActcaataaattttaatcaagTTTAGGagtatagaaaacataaaaaatataactcaGAAAACCATCATTCAATCTAATTGGTCTTTGCTCTTTTCCTTCAATAAGAATTTTGTACTATTATCAAATTGCAATAGGAATTTTTCTACCAGACATATGATTATCACGACCATTATCcaagtattatatatttttatcttcagCATATGAATCCcttgtaaaaaataaagtttgaaTATCTGAATTATGATCAGtattttgttgttgattttcTGCAACGTGTACTTAATTATTATTCATCATTTTAATTTTGCAATCTGCCACTTTGTATCCATACTTTCTACAATAAAAACAGTTGAAATTAGTTCATTCTTGATAAAAATGCATCGACTTCTTCTTCGGTTGACAAACCTGAAATTTGTTCCACCTTCTCCTTGATTAGGTAGTATAAAATTACTATAACTTTATGGCTGTAATTTCTATGACCCCTGTCTCTAGAACTTCCTCTACCTCTACTTTAAAAATTGAAAGCACGGTCTCGTCCTTCTTGTGTACAGCTTGATTCTGCACCATTGTTTAAATTCACTCGGCTTTTCACGGCTTCTTGAGTTGATTTTTCTAACTTCTCTAATATTCTGCTAATGTGGCTTTACATGGCTCCTTGCAACTTTGCAATCATCATAGTATCCATATCATGAGACTCTAATATTGTAATCGCCACATGACCATACTTCATCAGCATAGTGCAAAAAATTTTTTCCACCGCTTTATTATTGggaatatcttttttttagactCTTTCTATTTGTAACACGAAAAAAATATTGCTCAACAGTTTTTGAGTTAGACATTATCTCGTAACTTTTATATTCTATTCTCAAAGACTGTAGCTTTATTTTTTGGGCTTTATCTATGTCTTTGTATGACAGTTTAAAATTCTACAAGTTTCTGAACCTTCAAATGGGTAGACATCAAAGTCTCCTGGTAATCAAATTTCATCTAATTTGAAAACAGACCACACAACATTAAAAGTGTTTGCTATACTAACTCTATGAACAAACAACTATGTGAGAACTCTCCCACACCTCACAAATTTTCAAACACTTGTAAGTATAATATCCACACTTTATTGGTCTCAGGACCAACTCACTCACTTAAATAATACTAACATTTTTTATCTTTCAAACTCACTAACACACTcacaaaagaagagagaaatttTAATAACTGATTAAAATACGTGGGTTCAAGCTTATATATGgacaaagttttaaaataaaataataatttttataacaaCGAAGTAcggttataatattttattaagttagtaaaaattttgactaatcaaattttttattcaaatttgttttaaattCTTCAAATTTAGTCCAACTTGAAATTTTCAATTTATGATTCTTcgttcttcatgaatattgtgtTGTCTTGCACTAGAAAAATAATTTGATTCTTGTAGTTTCTACCACCTTCTAATTTAGCATGcaacttaatttttaattttaattcaatttgattttaaatttttttaatattctagcttattgtatttgtatattaTTCTTAAATGttcttgatttaattatttaatacctTTGTCTGTCAATATTTTTATAAGTAATAATCTAACTATTATCAAACACATTAAAACttgatttggtaaaattttttaaaaaaaatgtaaaagtataagtactttattttatatttggtaaataaaaaagtttatgtCAGTGTGTTTGTAACCTTTAAAAGTTATGAGTATTTTTTAAAGCATTtcagacaaaattttttaaaatttatttatacttattaaaattaaaaaatttactataacctcataaattaattaatatctaaatttaatttttatattaatattattataatatttttaaattttaaaaattattttactaaatacacttgttattatttatgtttattaaaaattatttttaatttattaaatataaatactataacttttaaaaaatcatatataaaaattaatttttataatctaattttataaaataattttttttatcaaactaaGCCTAACTTAACTCAATTGGTTATCTGTATTCACCTTTTATTTTATGTACTAACATTTATCAATTATCATACCACTTCGTTATGCCTCTATTTTGTTTCTTATGCACCTTCTCCTTTTGTTTAACTTCTCTAATAGTATTTCATATTACCATTTtagaaatatttgataaaaaaaaaagaaacaaaaataattacaagataaattctaactatattttttttttgtttttacagCAGTACCATTATCCATTAAGGTTATATAACTTTGCAATCAATTATGAATGAATCCATACCCTAATTTGatccttttaatttattaaactatattaaatatatattaaaattatctaaaaatatataatacataaaaataattttttttgtgactaaagaaaaagaaaataaattaaaacatatataactaattttagtactcacttgttatttttgtaatttaattatTATCCCAAAATAAAGTTATTTAACCAACACCGGCGAGAGAGACTGTGAGCCTCAATAACAATCAAATCCATCCATCATCCATTGCTATGGCTTCCTCTAACGGTCAACAAAACAAGTATTCTCCTTCTAGTTCTACTATGATCCGTTTCTTCAAGGTTATTCTCAGAAAAACTCTTCAAGATGAAAACTTTGTAAGCATTTTCTCGTTTttttcatctcctcttctttcttttaaaCTGTTTATCTTTTGAGATATTGTTCAGTTCAACAATAGTTTCTCTCTTTATTACCCTGtatatgatttttttgtttataaacaCTTTCCTCATAGAACAACACACATGCATGGCTTCTTAGCTGCAAAGATAGTAATAGTAAGCtctttaaaattaatagtattaCTATTCATTGCTTCTTGTTatctaaatcatttttcattagcAATAATATGggcttaattataattaattttgcagcaaaaatagataaaaaaaaaatacataagatGAAATGAAAAcctaaaattatatttgttaagtgGTTACATCTTATGTACTCCTAATGTATTCTTACTacaaaattaattacaattaaatctACATTATTGTTAATGAAAAATGATCAGGTTACACTTTCACTAATCATTTTTCATTGTGCATGAGTTCTGATTCTTATCATTACTGATTTGGTCCCTACTGATTTTCATGTTGGACAATTCCgtccttaacattttttttatttcacttcTAGTCTCTAACTATGCAAATCATGTTGCAAAATAGTCCTTTGAGATTTGAAATTAGTCTCTCCTTTAAAATAGGTGAAAGATTAATCTTTACCTACATACAAAATTTAGGACTAATATACTTGGACTATTTTATTGCACTATTTATAATGATCAATGAAGGATGAATTGGGGGGTTTAATATTACTATATGATAGCTtgacatatttgattaaattatttaacataataCATGTTAACATCTTGGTGAAGACATGCTAATGTCTATCACCTTACTGTTAATATGGTTATTAACATCAAGTTCATAACATTGCAGAAATTACCAAAAAAGTTCACCAGAAAATATGGTTCTGGCCTATCAAACCCATTGTATCTTAAGCCTCCAGATGGTACTGAATGGAGAGTAAATTGGACCAATCATGATGGTAGAACTTTGTTTAAAAGAGGTTGGAAAGAATTTGTTGCATATTACTCTCTTGATGATGGCCATGTGTTATGGTTTGATTATAATATTGGAACTTCTCACATTGAAGTACAAATATTTGACATGAGTGGCCTCCAAATAGAGTATCCTGCCAATGATCAGATCAAAGAACACCCGCCACAACACAGGGTCCAGCCGGTGGAAAGGCCAAAAGAACAACAAACTAGAGACGTGGATAGCAGTCCCAACACTCAGAACTTGAGACTTAATGAGGGACGGCAGAAGAAAAGATTGAATGAACCACTGTTAGGAGGAGTCCAGGGACAATCGAGGAAAAAACTGAGAGCACCAGTGTCATCTGCTTCTAAAGGTAGACAGTTGGAAAATGACACACAAATCAAGGAAGGTATtagatttaaaaagaaaaaccaTAAGAAGACAGTGTCTGTCAATCAAGATTCTAATGGTATGTGTCTCACAATTGAATCATCCTTTCCTTTTTTGGATTCAACCGTTATTACTTTTGTAGTTACAACTTGCAACTGCTTTTTGTAAGTTATGGTGGTAACTTCTGATTCTTTGTTTCCCATGTACAAGGcaaaaggaatagaagaagaaaagattctGAATCTTCTGTTAGGCCCTATCCAGCCGGTGGAAAGGCCAAAAGAACAACAAACTAGAGACGTGGATAGCAGTCCCAACACTCAGAACTTGAGACTTAATGAGGGACGGCAGAAGAAAAGATTGAATGAACCACTGTTAGGAGGAGTCCAGGGACAATCGAGGAAAAAACTGAGAGCACCAGTGTCATCTGCTTCTAAAGGTAGACAGTTGGAAAATGACACACAAATCAAGGAAGGTATtagatttaaaaagaaaaaccaTAAGAAGACAGTGTCTGTCAATCAAGATTCTAATGGTATGTGTCTCACAATTGAATCATCCTTTCCTTTTTTGGATTCAACCGTTATTACTTTTGTAGTTACAACTTGCAACTGCTTTTTGTAAGTTATGGTGGTAACTTCTGATTCTTTGTTTCCCATGTACAAGGcaaaaggaatagaagaagaaaagattctGAATCTTCTGTTAGGCCCTATCCTGCAAGACCTGAATCTCTGAAAGAAGCTAAGAAGTTCAAGTGGGAAAAGCCCTCTTTCATCATCAAGATAAAGCAACTGTCTCAAACGAAAGCACCATGTGTAAGTATAAGTTAATACATATATCTGTGTAGAAAATTATGTATCATGTGAACCTCCATGTGCTATCATTTGACATTAATATGATGTGCTGCAGTACTTTCCAACTAAATTCTTCAGGAAGTATTTTGAAAATAATCCACAAAATGCAAATATAAGATTTGGAAAGAAGTTGTTCCCTGTTAAGTTGATCTATAGGCCATCATCATGTTATGCCTTTATCTCTGCTGGTTGGAACTTTTTCGCTCGAGCTAGTAAATTACAAGCCGGAGATGTTTGTTTGTTTAAGCTCGTCAATAGAAAAGATCCAGTGCTTGATGTTCATATTTGTCGTCGACAACGCCGCGGTAAGGCAATTGTTTAGGAATTCTTAAGCTGTGTTATTCtgtaaaaaaattaagatatcagTCCAACATTGAAAACGTAATTAACCTTAATAACGGAATAGAATTTAGCATTAttctcattaaaaaaaaattatattaaaaattaattgatcCCATGTTTGACTTGGAGTACATTTTACAAATCTCTAATTTTTCCCTTCCTCTAAACATTTATAGCAGTAGAATCCCAATCTCAAGAGAACTATTGTTAGTTTTGGCTGAGAATGCAATTAGCTTATGACTGCAGTGACTATATATTTGGTTCTTAATGTAATCACAATTTGTTATATAAACTAATCTTATGATAAAATTTTTGTTGGTCTCCAACCCTATAGATATAGCTTGTATCTAAAACTCTTCACAAGTAAGATTCatactaatttttttacaatGCTATTATGATATCAGAGTCACTTTCCAAACCAGTGACTCATGGGATTCAGCTCCTGAAAGAAGTTAAGGAGCTCAATTCACAGAATCCCTCTTTCATGGTCAAGATAAAAGACAGTGATCCAAGAAGATCAAGGCCTGTaagtttatttcttatctttgaCGAAACATAATATGCCATACAAACTTTTTGAGTGCAGTTTATACTTAATTTCACAAATTGTAAGTGTATTACTATTTTTAACCATAATGATTCAAAAATGAAATGTGGTGCAGAACTTATCAGCTATCTTCtacagaaaatattttaaaaagaatcaGCAGAATGTAAAGTTACAGTTCGGAAAGGAGTTGTGGCCTGTTACGATAATCTACAATCCGTCGTCAAGAAACACCTTTATTTCGGCTGGTTGGAGCTCTTTTGCTAGAGCAAGTAAATTAGAAGCTGGAGATGTTTGTGTTTTTGAGCTCAtcaataaaaaagatctttttaatgTTCATATCTGTAGAGTCAAATGCTAGGCTAATGTATTATAACTTTAGGAACTAAGAACTCTTAATTCTTAGATAAGTTAATTTTGTGAAGAATGTATCAGCTTTCTTTTGTTGAATCAAACTTCTACTGTATCCTGTATTCCTAATCCTTTTTAGTGTCaccagttatatatatatatatatatatatatatgtatgaacTAAGTGTTTTAATTTTACTTCTTGTTTTGTCACTTGCATTGTTTATCTTCTCAAAGTGAGATAAGGTTGTGTTTGGTATAGGGATAAAAAAAAAGTGAGGCAAAATCTTCATGGACTTTTACCTATGAATCTAATCCATCAACTCATTAAAATAGTATATCATAAAAAAACTGAAgattagtaaaatataaaataattataattaattttatgtttattataattcCAATATTtgtaagattttttttagaatactaATGTACTAAATTTGTGCTTTTTATTTTGAGagaaaatttttcttattttatcaaataaaaatttataaaaattggagAGGTTAAGAATtcttttaaaatagtttttgagTCTTTTCCACACTTAAGAACCTTATTGATACATTCAAGATAAAACCATTTTTAAGTACTACCACTCGAATTTTAATCCTCTATAATTAAGAGTTTAAATATAGTTTTTGGTTTATCACTTCTTATTACACGGCGTGTGTTGTTTTTTCTCACTgttttgtgtgtatatatataactgCTAATATATATAACTGCTTAGATTTGATGACAGTTCTTCTTGGTATTGCATTGAGTACTTTCATGAGAGTAGAGAGTAGAGACAACTCATACTGAGGGTAAAATGATAACTTCATCATCCACCACCTCCTAAATACTCTTCTGTTGCTGTCATCTTCTTTGGCTTTTTCAATTAACTTGTCTTCTTACCGGAGACTGTGTGACTGTGTCTGTGAACAAGAAGAACATCCATGGCTTCTTCTATTTTCCAAAGAAACAAGCATTCTCCTTCCTCTGTGATCAGTTTCTTCAAGATTGGTCTCAAAAAAGCCTTGAAGATGGAAACCTTGTAAGCATTTTCTTCACTTCATATCCTCTTtacttataatattatttaatgcaTGCATTTCTCTTTGTGATTTTTCCCTTGTAAGGGTTTCTTCATTTATGCTTATTACTAAGACTAGTTTCATACTTTCATTTGAATTGCAGAAGTTACCAAAAAAGTTCAGTAAGAAATATGGTGATGGTGTTCCAAATCCAGTGTATCTGAAGCCTCCAGATGGCACTGTATGGAAGATAGATTGGTCTTTGTATGATGGTATGATTCTATTTGAAAATGGTTGGAAAGAATTTGCTTCATATTACTCTTTGGATAATGGCCATATGCTGTTCTTTGCGTACTACAATGAAACTTCTAACATTGAAGTACACATTCATGACATCATTAGTGGCTTTGAAATAAACTATCCTTCCTTGGATCACATCAGCCATGACAATTCGATTAAGATCTTGAATGAACTGCCGCCACGAGGCTGGCCGAGGAAAAAAGTGAAAGCAGCAGCAGAAGTATCATCTCCTTCTACAAGTAAAAGATTGAGGAGTTCTGTCAAAACTGGAGATGTAGAAAAGGGCCCTGATAAACAAAACTGGATGCAGTGTTGCAAGAATGAAGAAGCTAGTCAATCTGAAGAGACAGGTCTTAAGATGCCAACAATTCAAAGTGCCAGAGTTGATCCTGATAGTATGTAATTTCATGATCAATTCATCCTTTTATTTTCGTGGATTCTAATGTAATCCTTTGTAGCTAAAATGCATAAATCATAGTTACAAATTCACCAAATAGGTAGCATAACCATATATTccacataaaatattttacatatggCGTACCGCTAAAAAATATCAGAGCATATTGCATTTCATGTAACTATGTAATAAATATCTTATTGTTCCTAGGCTGTGTTCAAATTTTGTTCAATTGAATAAAAATTACTGTGTTGTTTGAAGCTTGAACTTAGCTACAAGTAACTTCTATGCAAATTTTTATGGTGTACATGTAAAGTTGTTCAAGAAGCAAGGAAGATCAAGGAATCCCTCTTTCGATAACTAGTAGGTTTCGCACTCAAaccactagatatcgaaccatttttttatttgctaaaaatcgataaAACAAATTGGCACACCCAATGAGACAGTTTGAAAGTTTAAGTATGTCAAATGATTGTGAAGTGGAATAATTATACGCATGACAGATGAAGTTTCGAATATAAATGGTGGTTTATCTGGAAGTGATAGTGTTCCTGTAGTTGCACAAGTGATTTAAAATAGCGAAATGATGACACATGTCACTCCACTAACAAAGTTAGTTCTTACAGTTGCTATTTTATTTCTCATTAAAACCTGGGATCAAAATTAGAGTGAACATTAGCCCTTCCTCAGCATTTCAACAATGAAATACTTCTAATGTAATAGTTCTCTGGTTTCATAATGATGATCACTTTTGCTTCTCTACATTACTTCTTGACTATATCTGAATAAGCAATAGTGAGAAAAGAAAAACAGATTAAACATTCTAATTGCCCTGGAAATCACTGTAGTGTCAAGATTTGGCTACATCAATATGGAATGAAAATTTGAAATCTGAGGAGATGTTTGCTCATTTGTGTTAtcaactttttaaattatatttgcaTTTAGGATGATACAGAAGGTATAATCCGTATAAAAAGAATATTACAGCTGTAGTTTAAGGCATAATACAACTGTTGCTAAAGGAAATCATATTCCACACTACAATTGCTAAACTATTAAATCTCGATATTATATGCATTTTCTGTACAGAAATTACAGATATATACAACAAAAGTGGAGCTGCAGTTTGGGCTGCCACCAAGATTAAGCAAGACAACTTGTCGATGCATGATAGGCGTCGTCCACTTGCGCCGCCGGCACATAAACTGCATCCTTCAGCGCGCTGTGGGTTCGGCCATAAAATACATAAACAAGTAGCCCTATTGCCAGCCATATAGAAACACGCACCCATGTACCAGACCTGGAAGTAAAAACCGGCTAGATAAGTTGCACAATGGAAGAAAAATACAGGTTAATCGAGCTATACTGAGTAAACGGGATGCTGAAAGTGCAGTAATATCCTATTAATTTGTTCTTCAAGTGTTCCCTAGGTTCAAGTTATGGCACAGATTTGGTATGTAATCAAGAAACTAATTGCTTTTCCAAGGTAATGAATGAAGAGGATAAGTTCTATGTACTTTCAGAATTGAATATGAATACTTACTCAAGATTAATAAGTAAATAGGAATTGATCAGAATGCAAGTTATGGGCAGCAGTGGCACAAGTGGGCAAGTGAAACCTGAAAATAaatcagtaaaaaaaaaatcatttatcattTTACATCCAAGCCAAATTTATCTAATACATTCTTATATCAATAATCAATGTATCTGGAATTCTGGATACATTAGTTTAAGAATgtacaaaaaaaattctaaacaatGTATTGTAGAATGGAGGAATATTAGTAAGAGACTATGGCGAATCTATTAATTTAACAATTTAGCTTTTGCCAGATAAAATGCTTTTGACTCAATAATGTGCATGTTAGTTGAATAAAATCAAGACACTCATCCTGCATAAATCTAATTACCCTAAGATCATAATGGGAAGCCATACCAGTCGAGTTCCCGAAGTTGTGCCTTGCATCATCTTGATCGATGCAAGTTAGGAAGACAAGACCAAACAGAAGAAGAGTGACACCAACTCCACACAGTGTAAATCGAATAGAACTGGTAAAAGGTAAACACAAGAAGTAAGAACATTAAGAAATACCCAAGTGGCAAGACAAACATTACTAAAGAATACAACTCTAATTTAGCTACTATCCTGCAAAATCAAGACCCTCTCTTTCCCTATAGATAAAGCAAAGTCCCTATATAGTCCATTTAGCATCTCAAATCAGCTGCTAAACTGTCTACAATTTGATCTTGTTAAAAATgagaatgaaaattaaaataacaatatgAATCTAAAACCAACCTGGGAAGAACCAAGTCTGAAGCTGCATATGTCAGGACTAATATCCCTATGCATGTCGATGCTATTACCCACCCTACAACTTTTCGTCTGTTACCATTGTGTAAATCTGCGCCAATAAGGAATATGGTGTAAAACAGCAGATCAAAAGGCAGAAGAAAAAGTAAGGACAATAAATGGAAAAAACTTGTGTATGCTAGTAAAGCAAAACTAATTACAACTCTTAGTAACAAATTTTGCATCATGTATGATAGAGAAAATGGCAATGGAGAAGGATGTGTAACTCACAGTTGCCAGCAGAAAGATATTTAGAAATGAAGTCAGCTGATACATCTTCTTTCACAACTAAACGTTTATGTTCCCCAGAAGAATCAACTGAGATAATTGGTTCCTGGAGGGAACCGGGCAGCGGTGCATCTTCCGGAGGGATATATCTTAGTATTAACACAGATATTGCCACAACAGTGAATGCGAGAAGGGTACCCACACTAACCTGCAGATGACAAGCCAAATACACTTTTAGTGCTTCAAATACACCCTACTCGCAGCCAACAAACAAGTCCGTGCAGGCCATGAGAACAGCCTTAGAAAtgttttaataatttcaaaacaaTCAGGAATAGAAAGGAAAAAAGATTCTGGATTAAAATTGAAGAAGCCAATTATTTCATCCGAGGGATTTCGTTGCTCTAGCAAGATAGGGATTGTTACTACTAATAAAAGCAATTCTTCAGACTGAAGTAGCTTAAGCTCTTGGATGGAGTTGTTTCTTGACAGCAATGCTAACTGTTATAAACCTAGTAGACTTACCATGCCAGCTAGTTCAGAGACTTCCATAGCAAACGCAAGAACCGCAGCGACAAGGCCAGTAGCTATTGTGCTCTTGACAGGAACCTGGGTGTGCTTATTTATATCAGAAAAGAGTGGTGGCAGCAGACCATCCCTTGCCATAGCCATCAAAATTCTCGGCTGAAAgatattgaagaaaacagattaaAATTCTTGGCCCTCAAAATAGAAGACgtcaaatgaaaatgaaaattttgcGATAACTGCATAAAGTAATCATTGGAAATTAAAAAGCCAAAAACTAGCATGAAAAAGTGCACCTATTACCAGGAACATAATAGTAGTCTTCATTGAAACCAGTAGACTATGACTAGATTATTGCATAAAATTTAAGCAAAGAAGCCTATTAGTATGAGGCTAATAGAAACGATGAAACTTACATGAATCCAGTGTAATTAAAGACGACAAAAGGCATGCCTAATTTGCATCTAATACTCGATATGCATCTTTTAACCCTTTGGAATTTGAtgaacttcaaagttcaaacataaCATGCATCCAAAGCATTAACCCCTATGATCATGTATGTAGTAAAAGAAATTGCAAAACCATCGAGGGaagaataaattaaacaatttcAGAGTTTAATGTAGCCCAGAAGTGTTCCAATTAATTTACCTGGGGCAGTATCCCACCCATCAATGATGCACATAGAGCTGTAAATGCCCCAACATTTATAATATAACTGCAAAT is a window encoding:
- the LOC112785297 gene encoding B3 domain-containing protein Os12g0591400, giving the protein MTHKSRKVLDLKRKTIRRQCLSIKILMAKGIEEEKILNLLLGPIQPVERPKEQQTRDVDSSPNTQNLRLNEGRQKKRLNEPLLGGVQGQSRKKLRAPVSSASKGRQLENDTQIKEGIRFKKKNHKKTVSVNQDSNGKRNRRRKDSESSVRPYPARPESLKEAKKFKWEKPSFIIKIKQLSQTKAPCYFPTKFFRKYFENNPQNANIRFGKKLFPVKLIYRPSSCYAFISAGWNFFARASKLQAGDVCLFKLVNRKDPVLDVHICRRQRRESLSKPVTHGIQLLKEVKELNSQNPSFMVKIKDSDPRRSRPNLSAIFYRKYFKKNQQNVKLQFGKELWPVTIIYNPSSRNTFISAGWSSFARASKLEAGDVCVFELINKKDLFNVHICRVKC
- the LOC112783686 gene encoding uncharacterized protein, yielding MTVLLDCVTVSVNKKNIHGFFYFPKKQAFSFLCDQFLQDWSQKSLEDGNLKLPKKFSKKYGDGVPNPVYLKPPDGTVWKIDWSLYDGMILFENGWKEFASYYSLDNGHMLFFAYYNETSNIEVHIHDIISGFEINYPSLDHISHDNSIKILNELPPRGWPRKKVKAAAEVSSPSTSKRLRSSVKTGDVEKGPDKQNWMQCCKNEEASQSEETGLKMPTIQSARVDPDSM